The proteins below are encoded in one region of Limnohabitans sp. 63ED37-2:
- a CDS encoding surface-adhesin E family protein produces MNLFKTSTMALIACAALSAVPSMANPKWEAVVLNDQGMFYIDANSIATEPGRKVVWSAIDYKKPQTTTEGQTYLSAQTQLLINCKAQMARVMHQTYFSGAMLTGKVVTRQGMLHDWLDIDPTSAVKKIARRVC; encoded by the coding sequence ATGAATCTTTTCAAAACATCCACCATGGCCCTCATCGCGTGCGCCGCACTGTCAGCGGTGCCCAGCATGGCCAATCCCAAATGGGAAGCGGTCGTTTTGAACGATCAAGGCATGTTCTACATCGATGCGAACTCGATCGCCACAGAGCCTGGCCGCAAGGTCGTGTGGAGCGCGATCGATTACAAAAAACCTCAAACCACCACCGAAGGCCAGACTTACCTGTCTGCTCAGACTCAATTGTTGATCAACTGCAAAGCGCAAATGGCACGCGTGATGCACCAGACCTACTTCAGCGGTGCCATGTTGACAGGCAAGGTCGTCACTCGCCAGGGCATGCTCCACGATTGGCTGGACATTGACCCCACATCGGCTGTGAAAAAAATCGCACGGCGCGTCTGCTGA
- a CDS encoding polyprenyl synthetase family protein, whose protein sequence is MSASENSTAAVLELVAPDMAQVDHVIAQRLDSGVPLVAEVARYIISAGGKRLRPVLLLLTCGALGYTGSQRYNLAAVVEFIHTATLLHDDVVDESTLRRGRPTANESFGNPASVLVGDFLYSRAFQMMVDAGSMRVMQTLADATNVIAEGEVLQLMNMHDASLDEEGYLRVIRSKTAKLFEASARLGPILAGSTPEIEAACAHYGQALGTAFQVIDDVLDYDGNSAEMGKNLGDDLREGKATLPLILAMQRGNPEQSRTVREAIETGNVDRLNEIVAIVRDTGALAATRSAAAAEAQRAIDAAMQLPDNPYRTAMVALASQLLDRRT, encoded by the coding sequence TTGTCTGCCTCAGAAAACAGCACCGCCGCCGTTCTTGAATTGGTGGCCCCGGACATGGCCCAGGTCGACCATGTCATTGCCCAGCGGCTCGATTCAGGCGTTCCCTTGGTCGCAGAGGTGGCCCGCTACATCATTTCGGCTGGCGGCAAGCGTCTGCGCCCGGTGTTGCTGTTGCTCACTTGCGGTGCCCTAGGCTACACGGGCAGTCAAAGATACAACCTGGCGGCTGTTGTCGAATTCATCCACACCGCCACTTTGCTGCACGACGACGTGGTCGACGAGTCCACCCTGAGGCGCGGTCGGCCTACCGCCAACGAAAGCTTTGGCAACCCGGCCAGCGTGCTGGTGGGTGACTTTCTGTATTCCCGGGCTTTCCAGATGATGGTGGACGCGGGCAGCATGCGGGTGATGCAAACCCTGGCCGACGCCACCAACGTGATTGCCGAGGGCGAGGTGCTGCAGCTGATGAACATGCACGATGCCTCGCTGGACGAAGAAGGCTATTTGCGCGTGATCCGCTCCAAAACCGCCAAACTGTTTGAAGCCAGTGCCCGCCTGGGACCGATTTTGGCGGGCAGCACCCCAGAGATCGAGGCCGCTTGTGCCCATTACGGCCAGGCCTTGGGCACGGCGTTCCAGGTGATCGACGATGTGCTGGACTATGACGGCAACAGCGCCGAGATGGGTAAAAACCTGGGTGATGACCTGCGCGAAGGCAAAGCCACCTTGCCGCTGATTTTGGCCATGCAGCGTGGCAACCCAGAACAAAGCCGTACCGTGCGCGAAGCCATTGAAACCGGCAACGTAGACCGGCTGAACGAGATCGTGGCCATCGTTCGTGACACGGGGGCCCTGGCCGCTACCCGCAGCGCCGCAGCCGCCGAAGCGCAACGCGCCATTGACGCCGCCATGCAACTGCCCGACAACCCCTACCGCACCGCCATGGTGGCGCTGGCCTCGCAGCTGCTTGACCGACGCACCTGA
- the rplU gene encoding 50S ribosomal protein L21 — protein sequence MYAVIKTGGKQYRVVAGEKIKVEQIAADVGQEIVIDQVLAVGNGADLKIGTPLVSGATVKATVVAHGKHDKVHIFKMRRRKHYQKRQGHRQQFTELQIGAIAA from the coding sequence ATGTACGCGGTCATAAAAACCGGTGGCAAACAGTATCGTGTTGTCGCTGGCGAAAAAATTAAAGTAGAACAGATTGCTGCGGACGTTGGCCAGGAAATCGTGATTGATCAAGTTCTCGCAGTCGGCAACGGCGCAGACCTGAAGATCGGCACGCCCCTGGTGTCCGGCGCCACAGTCAAAGCCACCGTGGTGGCTCATGGCAAGCACGACAAAGTGCACATCTTCAAGATGCGCCGTCGCAAGCACTATCAAAAACGTCAGGGTCACCGCCAGCAGTTCACCGAACTGCAAATCGGTGCGATCGCTGCCTGA
- a CDS encoding proline--tRNA ligase encodes MKASQFLISTLKEAPADAEVVSHKLMTRAGLIKKLGAGIYNYMPMGLRVIRKVEAIVREEMNRAGAIEMTMPVVQPAELWQETGRFDKMGPELLRIKDRHGRDFVIQPTSEEVVTDVVRQEVRSYKQLPKNFYQIQTKFRDERRPRFGLMRGREFTMKDAYSFDRDMVSAKASYQVMAGAYRKIFDRFGLTYRAVAADSGAIGGDLSEEFQVIAATGEDAIVYCPTSSYAANIEKAEALAPSQPRGAASQALTKTPTPGKSTCEEVAALLNVPLSTTVKSLVLATDTLNEQGEIVKSQVWLLLLRGDHDMNEVKVGKLPGMEGGFRFATLSEIEDHFGCKPGYLGPLNLKKPVHLVADRDVAVMADWICGANEPDFHITGVNWGRDLPEPALVADIRNVVAGDKSPDGQGELAIERGIEVGHVFYLGTKYSKAMNATFLDETGKPQFLEMGCYGIGVTRLPAAAIEQNHDERGIIWPDAIAPFTVVVCPIGMDRSEAVKAEAERIYVALLAEGVDVILDDRGERPGAMFADWELIGVPHRVTIGDKGLKDGQVEYQHRRDTESSKVAVADILSHLKGRLSH; translated from the coding sequence ATGAAAGCCTCCCAGTTCCTCATTTCCACCCTGAAAGAAGCCCCAGCCGACGCTGAAGTGGTCAGCCACAAGCTGATGACCCGGGCAGGCCTGATCAAAAAACTGGGCGCGGGCATCTACAACTACATGCCCATGGGCCTGCGTGTGATCCGCAAGGTTGAGGCCATCGTGCGCGAAGAAATGAACCGCGCAGGCGCCATTGAAATGACCATGCCCGTGGTGCAGCCGGCTGAACTCTGGCAAGAGACCGGCCGCTTTGACAAGATGGGCCCTGAATTGCTGCGCATCAAGGACCGACATGGCCGCGACTTTGTGATCCAGCCCACCAGTGAAGAAGTCGTGACCGACGTGGTGCGCCAGGAAGTGCGCAGCTACAAACAGCTGCCTAAAAACTTTTACCAGATCCAGACCAAGTTCCGTGATGAGCGCCGTCCCCGCTTTGGCCTGATGCGTGGCCGCGAATTCACCATGAAAGACGCCTACAGCTTTGACCGCGACATGGTCAGCGCCAAGGCCAGCTACCAGGTGATGGCCGGGGCTTACCGCAAGATATTTGACCGCTTTGGTCTGACCTACCGCGCTGTCGCCGCCGACAGCGGCGCCATCGGGGGTGACCTGAGCGAAGAGTTCCAGGTGATCGCCGCCACAGGCGAAGACGCCATCGTGTACTGCCCCACCAGCAGCTACGCCGCCAACATCGAAAAAGCCGAGGCTTTGGCCCCGAGCCAACCACGCGGCGCAGCCTCGCAAGCCCTGACCAAGACCCCCACGCCCGGCAAGAGCACCTGCGAAGAAGTGGCCGCTTTGTTGAACGTGCCCCTGTCCACCACCGTCAAGTCGCTGGTGCTGGCCACCGACACCCTGAACGAACAGGGTGAGATCGTGAAGTCACAAGTCTGGCTGCTCTTGCTGCGTGGCGACCATGACATGAACGAAGTCAAGGTCGGCAAACTGCCCGGCATGGAAGGCGGCTTCCGCTTTGCCACCTTGAGCGAAATCGAAGACCACTTTGGCTGCAAGCCGGGCTACCTCGGCCCACTGAACTTGAAAAAGCCCGTGCACCTGGTGGCCGACCGCGACGTGGCCGTGATGGCCGACTGGATATGTGGTGCCAACGAGCCCGACTTCCACATCACCGGCGTCAACTGGGGCCGCGACCTGCCCGAGCCCGCCTTGGTGGCCGACATCCGCAACGTGGTCGCAGGTGACAAGTCGCCCGACGGCCAGGGCGAGCTGGCCATTGAGCGCGGCATCGAAGTGGGCCATGTGTTCTATCTCGGCACCAAGTATTCCAAGGCCATGAACGCCACCTTCTTGGACGAAACCGGCAAGCCGCAGTTTTTGGAAATGGGCTGCTACGGCATTGGCGTGACGCGCCTACCCGCCGCCGCCATCGAGCAAAACCATGACGAGCGCGGCATCATCTGGCCCGACGCGATTGCACCCTTCACCGTGGTGGTTTGCCCCATTGGCATGGACCGCAGCGAAGCGGTCAAGGCCGAGGCCGAGCGCATCTACGTCGCCTTGCTGGCCGAAGGCGTGGACGTGATCCTGGACGACCGGGGCGAGCGCCCGGGCGCCATGTTTGCCGACTGGGAGCTGATCGGGGTGCCGCACCGCGTGACCATTGGCGACAAAGGCCTCAAAGACGGCCAGGTCGAGTACCAACACCGCCGCGATACCGAATCCAGCAAAGTGGCTGTGGCCGACATCCTGAGCCATCTCAAGGGGCGTTTGTCCCACTAA
- the cgtA gene encoding Obg family GTPase CgtA, whose translation MKFVDEAYIDIAAGDGGNGCVSFRHEKYKEFGGPNGGDGGRGGHVFAYADINLNTLVDYRYSRRHEAKRGQHGMGSDMFGAAGDDVTLKMPVGTIITDAETGEVLYELLVPGETIMIAKGGDGGFGNMRFKSAINRAPRQKTPGWLGEKKELKLELKVLADVGLLGMPNAGKSTFIAAVSNARPKIADYPFTTLHPNLGVVRVGPEQSFVVADVPGLIEGASEGAGLGHLFLRHLQRTRLLLHVVDFAPFDENVDPVQQAKAIVAELKKYDPGLHNKPRWLVLNKLDMVPADEREARVKDFIKRMRYKGPVFQISALTREGCEPLIKEIYKHIRAQQIIEQGVVDIDPRFKEQDKPQEPDADDPRFKPLPSDAD comes from the coding sequence ATGAAGTTCGTTGACGAAGCCTATATTGACATCGCCGCAGGTGACGGCGGGAACGGCTGCGTCTCGTTCCGCCATGAGAAATACAAAGAATTCGGTGGCCCGAACGGCGGTGATGGTGGTCGTGGCGGGCATGTGTTTGCCTATGCCGACATCAACCTGAATACCCTGGTTGATTACCGCTACTCGCGCCGCCATGAGGCCAAGCGTGGTCAGCATGGCATGGGCTCGGACATGTTCGGCGCTGCCGGCGACGACGTGACCCTCAAAATGCCGGTGGGCACCATCATCACCGACGCCGAAACGGGCGAGGTGCTGTACGAATTGCTGGTGCCGGGCGAAACCATCATGATCGCCAAAGGCGGTGACGGTGGCTTTGGCAACATGCGCTTCAAAAGCGCGATCAACCGCGCCCCGCGCCAGAAAACACCGGGTTGGCTGGGCGAGAAGAAAGAGCTCAAGCTCGAATTGAAGGTGCTGGCCGATGTGGGCTTGCTGGGCATGCCCAATGCGGGCAAGTCCACTTTCATTGCGGCGGTCTCGAATGCCCGCCCGAAAATCGCCGATTACCCCTTCACCACTTTGCACCCCAACTTGGGGGTGGTGCGCGTGGGTCCGGAGCAGAGCTTTGTGGTGGCCGACGTACCGGGCTTGATTGAAGGCGCCTCTGAAGGTGCGGGTCTTGGCCATTTGTTTTTGCGCCATTTGCAGCGCACCCGTTTGCTGCTGCATGTGGTCGACTTTGCGCCGTTTGACGAAAACGTCGACCCGGTGCAGCAAGCCAAGGCCATCGTGGCCGAGCTCAAAAAATACGACCCAGGCCTGCACAACAAGCCGCGCTGGCTGGTCCTCAACAAGCTGGACATGGTGCCCGCCGACGAGCGCGAAGCCCGTGTCAAGGACTTCATCAAGCGCATGCGCTACAAAGGTCCGGTTTTCCAAATCTCGGCCCTGACCCGCGAAGGTTGTGAGCCCTTGATCAAAGAGATCTACAAGCACATCCGCGCCCAGCAGATCATTGAGCAGGGTGTGGTGGACATTGACCCCCGCTTCAAAGAGCAGGACAAGCCGCAAGAGCCCGATGCCGATGATCCGCGCTTCAAGCCGCTGCCTTCGGACGCCGACTGA
- a CDS encoding lytic transglycosylase domain-containing protein, with protein sequence MTRPVLPSRRACLLSLCGAVLPSGLAHAGRQIEEPLSHAVRSALSAAVAAAPPPEPLLPTSYDQQSYTQWQTACSQRLSRYKKHPIERQEFLQTLWYEARRAGLPLSLVLGVVQVESSFRKYAISSAGARGYMQVMPFWARLIGDGDDSRLFHMQTNLRFGCVILRHLLDRERGDLFMGLGRYNGSRGQAAYPQAVLAAQRLWVHPVD encoded by the coding sequence ATGACACGCCCGGTCTTGCCCAGCCGCCGGGCTTGTTTGCTCAGCCTGTGCGGGGCCGTATTGCCCTCAGGGCTGGCGCACGCAGGGCGGCAAATCGAAGAGCCGCTGTCGCACGCCGTGCGCTCGGCGCTGAGCGCTGCGGTTGCGGCGGCACCCCCCCCTGAACCCCTGTTGCCCACTTCCTATGACCAACAGAGCTATACGCAGTGGCAAACGGCCTGCAGCCAACGCCTGTCGCGCTACAAAAAACACCCCATCGAGCGGCAAGAGTTTTTGCAAACCCTTTGGTACGAAGCCCGCCGAGCAGGTCTTCCCCTGTCGCTGGTTTTGGGCGTGGTGCAGGTCGAAAGCTCATTTCGAAAATACGCCATCTCCAGCGCCGGGGCTCGCGGCTACATGCAGGTCATGCCGTTTTGGGCGCGCCTGATTGGTGACGGTGACGACAGTCGCCTGTTTCACATGCAAACCAACCTGCGCTTTGGCTGCGTCATCCTGCGTCACTTGCTGGACCGGGAGCGGGGTGACCTGTTCATGGGGCTGGGCCGTTACAACGGCAGCCGCGGGCAAGCGGCCTACCCCCAAGCGGTTTTGGCGGCGCAGCGCTTGTGGGTGCATCCTGTGGATTGA
- a CDS encoding prepilin peptidase, whose product MNDSVMALALAALLGLMIGSFLNVVIHRLPLMLQAQWDAPLGDTTHDASLSAPPFNLAVPRSHCPHCQHTLAWHENIPLLSFLRLRGRCAHCHTPIGWRYPAIELVTAGLFMWAAAEHGLSFQALVWAGFAAALVALAAIDADTRLLPDAITQPLGWAGLLAASLGLTGIGLNDALWGAAVGYLFLWTVYWLFKALTGKEGMGQGDFKLLAALGAWLGWHALLTLVLIASFSGVIGGLWLKLRGQLADNGELAFGPFLVLAGLWVMVFGPLPWFLI is encoded by the coding sequence ATGAACGACAGCGTGATGGCACTTGCCCTGGCGGCTTTGCTGGGCCTGATGATCGGCAGTTTTCTGAACGTGGTGATCCACCGCCTGCCGCTCATGCTGCAAGCGCAGTGGGACGCTCCGCTTGGCGATACAACGCACGATGCGTCGCTCAGTGCACCGCCCTTCAATCTGGCTGTGCCCCGTTCGCACTGCCCCCACTGTCAGCACACCTTGGCCTGGCACGAGAACATTCCACTGTTGAGTTTTCTTCGATTGCGCGGCCGTTGCGCCCACTGCCACACGCCAATTGGCTGGCGCTATCCGGCCATTGAACTGGTCACAGCGGGGCTGTTCATGTGGGCGGCGGCCGAACACGGTCTGAGTTTTCAGGCCTTGGTCTGGGCCGGCTTTGCAGCGGCCCTGGTCGCGCTGGCCGCCATCGATGCCGACACGCGCTTGCTGCCCGATGCCATCACCCAACCTTTGGGTTGGGCAGGTTTGCTGGCCGCCAGTCTGGGCCTGACGGGCATCGGCCTGAACGACGCCCTTTGGGGGGCCGCTGTAGGCTATCTGTTTTTGTGGACGGTGTACTGGTTGTTCAAAGCCTTGACCGGCAAAGAAGGCATGGGTCAGGGCGACTTCAAGCTGCTGGCCGCTTTGGGGGCATGGCTGGGCTGGCATGCGCTGCTGACCTTGGTGCTGATCGCCTCTTTTTCCGGCGTGATCGGCGGGCTCTGGCTCAAGCTGCGGGGTCAATTGGCCGACAATGGGGAACTGGCTTTTGGGCCCTTTTTGGTGTTGGCAGGTTTGTGGGTCATGGTCTTTGGCCCCCTGCCCTGGTTTTTGATCTGA
- the proB gene encoding glutamate 5-kinase, producing MTSAAVSKLLRDARRIVVKVGSSLVTNEGRGLDEGAIGEWCRQMALLSGQGKEVVMVSSGAIAEGMKRLGWTTRPSEVPALQAAAAVGQMGLAQMYETKLRENGMGSAQVLLTHADLADRERYLNARSTLLTLLQHRVLPVINENDTVVNDEIKFGDNDTLGALVANLIEADLLVILTDQKGLYTADPRKDPSATFVHEAHAGDPALEAMAGGAGSSIGRGGMITKILAAKRAAGSGASTVIAWGREPDALLRLSQGDNMGTLLVAQTAKQQARKQWMADHLQLRGSVTVDAGAAHKVLTEGKSLLPIGMTGVAGDFSRGDVIAIRDEQGAEIARGLANYASAEARLLCRKPSHEYEALLGYTAEPEMVHRDNLILSR from the coding sequence ATGACCTCTGCCGCCGTTTCCAAGCTCTTGCGCGATGCACGTCGCATCGTTGTCAAAGTGGGCTCCAGCCTGGTGACCAACGAAGGCCGAGGCTTGGACGAGGGTGCGATTGGCGAGTGGTGCCGCCAAATGGCGCTGCTCAGCGGCCAGGGCAAAGAGGTGGTGATGGTGTCCAGCGGCGCGATTGCTGAAGGCATGAAGCGCCTGGGCTGGACCACCCGCCCAAGCGAAGTGCCGGCCCTGCAGGCCGCCGCCGCTGTGGGCCAGATGGGCCTGGCGCAGATGTACGAAACCAAGCTGCGTGAAAACGGCATGGGCAGCGCCCAGGTCCTGCTCACGCACGCCGACTTGGCCGACCGCGAGCGTTACCTCAACGCCCGCTCCACCTTGCTCACTTTGCTCCAGCATCGCGTGCTGCCCGTGATCAACGAAAACGACACGGTGGTCAACGACGAGATCAAATTCGGCGACAACGACACCTTGGGTGCCTTGGTGGCCAATCTGATCGAAGCCGACTTGCTGGTCATCCTGACCGATCAAAAAGGCTTGTACACCGCCGATCCCCGCAAAGACCCCTCGGCCACCTTTGTCCACGAGGCCCATGCCGGTGATCCAGCCTTGGAAGCCATGGCCGGTGGTGCGGGCTCCAGCATTGGCCGGGGCGGCATGATCACCAAAATTTTGGCCGCCAAACGGGCTGCGGGTTCGGGTGCATCCACAGTGATCGCTTGGGGGCGCGAGCCCGATGCGCTGCTGCGCCTGAGCCAAGGCGACAACATGGGCACTTTGTTGGTGGCACAAACCGCCAAACAACAAGCCCGCAAACAATGGATGGCCGATCACCTGCAACTGCGCGGCTCGGTCACGGTGGATGCGGGGGCCGCCCACAAAGTTTTGACCGAGGGCAAAAGCCTGCTGCCCATTGGCATGACGGGCGTGGCCGGCGATTTTTCACGCGGCGATGTGATCGCCATTCGAGATGAGCAAGGCGCAGAAATTGCCCGGGGCCTGGCCAATTACGCCAGTGCCGAGGCCCGTTTGTTGTGCCGCAAGCCCTCGCACGAGTACGAGGCATTGCTCGGCTACACCGCAGAGCCCGAAATGGTGCACCGGGACAACCTGATTCTCAGCCGCTAA
- a CDS encoding RNA pyrophosphohydrolase: MLDREGFRPNVGIILLNQKNQVFWGKRIRTHSWQFPQGGIDRGESPEQAMFRELHEEVGLQPEHVRIVARTRDWLRYEVPDRFIRRDARGFYKGQKQIWFLLQMVTHDHHLNLRATDHPEFDAWRWNDYWVPLDVVVEFKRGVYEMALTELARFLPRQERQNRYLRGGSRPQRDQAMDHDHGHGEMQPPVHMELPPGASFDPNPQG; the protein is encoded by the coding sequence ATGCTTGACCGTGAAGGCTTTAGGCCGAACGTCGGCATCATTCTGCTCAACCAGAAAAACCAGGTTTTCTGGGGCAAGCGCATCAGAACCCACAGCTGGCAGTTTCCGCAGGGTGGCATTGACCGGGGGGAAAGCCCCGAACAAGCCATGTTCCGTGAACTGCACGAAGAAGTGGGGCTCCAACCGGAGCATGTGCGCATTGTGGCCCGGACCCGTGACTGGTTGCGCTATGAGGTGCCAGACCGCTTCATCCGACGGGATGCACGCGGCTTTTACAAGGGCCAGAAACAAATCTGGTTCCTGTTGCAGATGGTGACGCATGACCACCACCTGAATTTGCGGGCCACCGACCACCCGGAGTTCGACGCTTGGCGTTGGAACGACTATTGGGTTCCGCTCGATGTGGTGGTGGAGTTCAAGCGCGGCGTTTATGAAATGGCACTGACCGAGTTGGCGCGTTTTCTGCCCCGCCAAGAACGCCAAAACCGCTATTTGCGCGGTGGCAGTCGCCCTCAGCGAGATCAAGCCATGGACCACGATCACGGCCATGGTGAGATGCAACCCCCTGTGCACATGGAGTTGCCCCCGGGGGCCAGCTTCGACCCCAACCCACAAGGCTGA
- the rpmA gene encoding 50S ribosomal protein L27 — protein sequence MAQKKGGGSTRNGRDSKPKMLGVKAFGGELISAGSIIVRQRGTKFHAGNNVGIGKDHTLFALVDGHVSFSTKGELSKHMVNVTPAV from the coding sequence ATGGCACAGAAAAAAGGCGGCGGCTCTACGCGCAACGGTCGTGATTCCAAGCCAAAAATGCTCGGCGTCAAGGCTTTCGGTGGTGAACTGATCAGCGCTGGCTCGATCATCGTTCGTCAACGTGGCACCAAGTTCCATGCGGGCAACAATGTCGGCATCGGCAAAGACCACACTTTGTTTGCCTTGGTTGACGGCCACGTGTCGTTCTCGACCAAAGGTGAGCTCAGCAAGCACATGGTGAACGTGACCCCGGCTGTTTAA
- the coaE gene encoding dephospho-CoA kinase (Dephospho-CoA kinase (CoaE) performs the final step in coenzyme A biosynthesis.): protein MTQRTWRIGLTGGIGSGKSTVAGFLARRCAAIIDADAISRSLTAPGGRAMEAIAHTFGAAMIGPDGAMDRQAMRERVFQDPQAKRQLEHIIHPLVSQITAEQAQAAVQAGRRVLVFDVPLLVESGERWRKQVDRVIVVDCDISTQQQRVMARSGLAADEIERIIQLQASRAQRLACADIVLVNQGISFDELEAQVLQVAADFGL, encoded by the coding sequence ATGACACAACGCACTTGGCGCATCGGCCTGACAGGCGGCATTGGCAGCGGCAAAAGCACAGTGGCGGGCTTTTTGGCGCGGCGCTGTGCCGCCATCATCGACGCCGATGCCATTTCTCGCAGCCTCACCGCCCCGGGCGGTCGGGCCATGGAAGCCATCGCCCACACCTTTGGTGCCGCCATGATCGGCCCGGACGGCGCCATGGACCGCCAAGCCATGCGAGAGCGCGTCTTCCAAGACCCGCAAGCCAAACGCCAACTCGAACACATCATCCACCCCCTGGTCAGCCAGATCACGGCCGAGCAGGCGCAAGCGGCCGTGCAAGCGGGCCGCCGAGTGCTGGTGTTCGATGTGCCCTTGCTGGTGGAGTCGGGTGAGCGGTGGCGCAAACAAGTCGACCGGGTGATCGTCGTGGACTGCGATATTTCGACCCAACAACAAAGGGTCATGGCCCGAAGTGGCCTGGCCGCCGACGAAATAGAACGCATCATCCAGCTGCAAGCTTCCCGTGCCCAGCGCTTGGCTTGTGCCGATATCGTTCTTGTCAATCAGGGTATCAGTTTTGATGAATTAGAGGCGCAAGTGCTTCAAGTGGCCGCTGACTTCGGGCTATGA
- a CDS encoding type II secretion system F family protein has translation MNADLARVQLRRQGLQQVQVHRLWWSPPDRIKAKDLAVMTRQWAAMLRAGVPVVQALGMLCRSMSAKALVTVMQGVRSDVEAGVALHVALAQRPQHFSGLYVHMVQAGEAAGILDTMMERLSMTLEKNEAMRSKIRSALMYPIAVMVVALGILVLILVLVVPVFQDVFQSFGAELPLATQMVVGLSDALVGAWPVALPLGLLLIGAAQQNSPATSRVRQWLARWWLRWPVLGPLLTTAVVARWAQTLSALLAAGVPLPEALGPTAQACDHPVFERTTLQLQRRVVQGHSLSDSMTQSGRFPAMIVQLCATGEETGALDSLLGRAGGLMESALDDQVNGLSSLLEPLIIVVLGGFIGAILVAMYLPIFSLGQVF, from the coding sequence TTGAATGCCGACTTGGCACGGGTGCAACTGCGCAGGCAGGGGCTGCAGCAGGTGCAAGTTCACCGCCTGTGGTGGTCGCCACCGGACCGGATCAAAGCCAAAGACCTGGCCGTCATGACGCGCCAATGGGCGGCCATGCTGCGCGCGGGTGTGCCGGTCGTGCAAGCCTTGGGCATGCTGTGCCGCAGCATGAGCGCCAAAGCCTTGGTGACCGTGATGCAGGGTGTGCGCAGCGATGTGGAAGCCGGTGTGGCCTTGCACGTCGCCCTGGCCCAACGCCCTCAACATTTCAGCGGCCTGTATGTGCACATGGTGCAAGCGGGCGAAGCCGCAGGAATTCTTGACACGATGATGGAGCGGCTCTCCATGACGCTGGAAAAGAACGAGGCCATGCGCTCCAAAATTCGCTCGGCCTTGATGTACCCCATCGCCGTGATGGTGGTGGCCTTGGGCATTTTGGTGCTGATCCTGGTGCTGGTGGTGCCGGTTTTCCAAGACGTCTTCCAATCCTTTGGAGCTGAATTGCCCTTGGCCACGCAAATGGTGGTGGGCCTGAGTGACGCGCTGGTGGGTGCCTGGCCTGTTGCCCTGCCTTTGGGTCTTTTGCTGATTGGGGCAGCACAGCAAAACAGCCCAGCGACCAGCCGTGTGCGGCAATGGTTGGCCCGGTGGTGGCTGCGCTGGCCGGTACTCGGACCGCTTTTGACCACGGCGGTGGTCGCGCGTTGGGCGCAGACCCTGTCGGCCTTGCTGGCCGCTGGCGTGCCTTTGCCCGAGGCCTTGGGGCCCACCGCCCAAGCGTGCGATCATCCTGTGTTTGAACGCACCACCTTGCAATTGCAGCGGCGGGTGGTCCAAGGCCACAGTTTGAGTGACAGCATGACCCAAAGCGGGCGTTTTCCGGCGATGATTGTGCAATTGTGCGCCACGGGCGAGGAGACCGGGGCGCTGGACAGCCTGCTGGGCCGGGCGGGCGGCCTGATGGAAAGCGCATTGGACGACCAGGTCAATGGTTTGAGCAGTTTGCTGGAGCCGCTGATCATCGTGGTGCTCGGCGGCTTCATTGGGGCCATCTTGGTGGCCATGTATTTACCAATTTTCAGTTTGGGGCAAGTTTTTTGA